In Peromyscus maniculatus bairdii isolate BWxNUB_F1_BW_parent chromosome 21, HU_Pman_BW_mat_3.1, whole genome shotgun sequence, one DNA window encodes the following:
- the LOC121824736 gene encoding uncharacterized protein LOC121824736: MRAGPGPPASAEGPAGAGGPGPRPRVPRAGLARREVGSGTPQAPGAPARGLPGPCHLSVPLVQGCGVAGRSGHSPSYEAGERGYVSSQPTPLSTTSPAPCLLGLLVHSCSSPR; the protein is encoded by the exons ATGCGCGCGGGGCCCGGGCCGCCGGCGTCTGCAGAGGGCCCTGCTGGAGCCGGGGGGCCCGGGCCGCGACCTCGGGTCCCCAGAGCGGGGCTGGCGAGGAGGGAAGTCGGGTCCGGGACGCCCCAGGCCCCTGGCGCTCCTGCCCGGGGTCTCCCAGGTCCCTGTCACCTGTCGGTGCCTCTGGTCCAGGGCTGTGGAGTGGCTGGCCGCTCCGGCCACTCACCTTCGTACGAAGCCGGAGAGAGAGGTTATGTTTCTAGCCAGCCCACGCCG ctctcaactacttctccagcaccatgtctgctagGCCTGCTTGTACATTCATGCTCCTCGCCacgataa